The genomic segment GAACCCGGTGCCCTGGTCGAGCCGGAACTCGCGGATCACCTTTTGGGGCTCGCAGTCCGCCTTCGGCGGCAGCACCACGCCGGCCTTCTGCCGCGCGTCCTTCCGCTTCGACTTCAGCCCGGCCGCGACGTGGCCCTGTTCCGGCCGGGTCGCGTTCTTCCGCTTCTTGTCCTGGAAGCCGAGCTGCACCGCCGCGTAGCCGTCCTTGCGGGCGGGGCCGGCCGTTTCGCCCTGCGCGGTGGGGAACTTGATTTGCAGCACGGGGCACGGCCCGAGTTGCAGCACGGTGACGGGTTCGGCCTTACCTTCGGCGGTGAACACCTGCGTCATGCGCAGTTTGTAACCGATCAGCCCGATGGACATGAGAGCACCTTTCGCCGCGTCGGTGGCGGCACGTTCGGAGTTCCAAGTTCCCGGTTCCGGAGTTCCGAGTTGAAGACACAAAGCCGAATCGCTCGTCTTCAACTCGGAACTCCGGAACCGGGAACTTGGAACTCCCAGGAGCCCCGGCCGACCTGCACTCGGCTTCGGGGTGCCGTGCATCAGTCGGATTCAGTTCGGGGCGTTATGGAAGTGTGAATTATAGCGGTAACGGCGCCACCGGCCAGCCAACGGCGGCCCGAGTTGCGCGTTACTCGTTTCAAGTCGCGGTGAAAAGCCTTATTGAAGTCTCAAGTCAGAAGGTCACAAGCTCAGGAACCCCGGGCGTGGCCCGGGGCCGAGAACGCGCCGGCGGACGCCGGCCGGAAAATCGGCACCCGACCGGGGTACCGTTCCTCAGCCCCGGGCCACGACGGGGGGGGTGGGGACCGGGCCGAGATCCGGGGAAGTTTGGGAAGGAATTTCCGTCCACTCGTCCCCATCATCCGCGCATTTTGCGGTCACAACCTGAACTTTGGAACTTGGAACCGCGCCGGGAGCGGGTACGATTGAATCGCTTCTCCCGACACTCAAGGGGTACACCATGAGGCGGCTGTTCGCGACGGTCGGGGCGTTAGGGATGGCGGCAGGCGGCGTGTTCGGAGAGCCGGACTCTGCGCCCGCACCCGCCCCCGCGTCCGTTTCCGCGGGGTCCCCGGCCGAGCTGGTGCCCCGGCTCGGGGCCGACGACTTCCGCACGCGGGAGGCGGCGGTCGCGGCGCTGGAGCGGTCGGGCGCCGCGGCGATCCCGGCGCTCCGCGAAGCGATGAAGTCGGACGACCCGGAAGTACGGTTGCGGGCCGCGACGATCCTCCACAAGCTCCAGCGCACCGCCGACAGTGCCGCCAAGCTGACCCCGGCGAAAATCACCCTCGCCTACAAAAACGTGCCGCTGGGCACCGCGGTCAGCGACCTGAAGACCCGCACCGGGCTGAACCTCAGCTTCGACCTCACCCAGATCGCCGACCCGCTCCGCAAAATCACCTGCGTAACCGGGGAGCTGAGTACGTGGGAGGCTCTGGACGCGTTCTGCGCCGCCGCCGGGCTCGTCGAGCAGTTCCAGCAAGAACTCGAGGTCCCGAAGGTGCAGATCCCCGGGCGCCGCGGGTACACGCCCCCGCCGCAGGTCCCGAGCGCGGACGCGGTCCCCATCGTTCTCATCGACGGCAAGGCGGCGCGGCTGCCCGGCGACCGCCGGACGGCGGTGCGGGTGCTGGCGATCCCGGCGGCGTTCCCGGGGCACCGGGTCACGCTCGGCACCGGCGAAACGACGCTGTGCTTCGATGTCACCCCCGCTCCGGGGCTGAACTGGCAGGACGTGACCGCCGTGAAGATCACCAAGCTCATCGACGACGCCGGCCGCGCCGGCGGGTCCGGTTCGGCGCGGCCGGCCAACGAGGGGGCGTCAGACGAGTTCGAGGGCGGGGTCGTCGCGTTCGGCGGGCCGGCCATTCGGTTCGGCGGGCCGATCGGGCTCGGCCGGTTCGACCCGCGCACCGGGGCACCGATCTACCCGGACACCGTGGCGAACCCGCGCGTCGTCGCCGTGCCGCTGAAACTGGCCACGCCCACCGCACGCCGCATCAAGCGGATGGAGGGGCTGGTGCTGGGCGAGGTCACGCTGACGAACCAGAAGCTCATCACGGTGACCGACCCGGCCAAGAACACGGGCGTCCCCTTCGAGGGGGCCGGCCAGTTGCGCATGACCGTCGTCGGGGTGACCCAGGCGAAGGGCGGGGGCACAACGGTACAGCTCCTGTTGGAGTACCCGTCGCCGTGGTCGGTGGCCGCGCGCCGCGGGGGCAACCCGGGCGGCATCTGGCCGGAGGTGCCGCGGGCGAGCAACCAGACGCCGACCGTGCAGTCCTTCGACGCGACCGGTAAAGCCGTCCCGGCCACGGTCGCCAGCAACTACACCGACTCCAGTGACGACGGCCAGGTGCTCATGCAGCACCTGGGGCTGAGTTTCCGGAAGGACGCCGGCGTGCCGAGCAAACTGGTGGTCGTCGGCCCGCGGGCGATGACCGTTGAGGTGCCGTTCGTGATGGAGAACGTGCCGCTGCCGTGAGTTCTGACGACCGG from the Frigoriglobus tundricola genome contains:
- a CDS encoding HEAT repeat domain-containing protein; its protein translation is MRRLFATVGALGMAAGGVFGEPDSAPAPAPASVSAGSPAELVPRLGADDFRTREAAVAALERSGAAAIPALREAMKSDDPEVRLRAATILHKLQRTADSAAKLTPAKITLAYKNVPLGTAVSDLKTRTGLNLSFDLTQIADPLRKITCVTGELSTWEALDAFCAAAGLVEQFQQELEVPKVQIPGRRGYTPPPQVPSADAVPIVLIDGKAARLPGDRRTAVRVLAIPAAFPGHRVTLGTGETTLCFDVTPAPGLNWQDVTAVKITKLIDDAGRAGGSGSARPANEGASDEFEGGVVAFGGPAIRFGGPIGLGRFDPRTGAPIYPDTVANPRVVAVPLKLATPTARRIKRMEGLVLGEVTLTNQKLITVTDPAKNTGVPFEGAGQLRMTVVGVTQAKGGGTTVQLLLEYPSPWSVAARRGGNPGGIWPEVPRASNQTPTVQSFDATGKAVPATVASNYTDSSDDGQVLMQHLGLSFRKDAGVPSKLVVVGPRAMTVEVPFVMENVPLP